GTAAATATCCTTCTAGAGATTTCCCTCTTGTGTGTGAGTGACAGATGAGACAATCCCTTTATCAGTAGGGATGTTTTGCACTGTTTACCTGGCCAGGTGTGTCCAGAGGTCTAGGATTCCCACAGATGCAAAGGCTAAGCAAAGGTGAACAAATGAGCCTTTTGAGTGGGTACCTGACCCTCTGGCTCTGTGGCAGGATCACCTTTTGTCTTCCATGCCTGGCACTGTTGCCTTCTTCGGAATGAGACATGAAGTCAATCAGGGAATCACCTGCACACCCACGCCATCTCCCTCCTCTGTTTTGCCCCCTCCGCAGGGTGTCCTCGCAACGGAATGGACCTTCGAACCCTCCAAGAATCGGccgttcttcctgccatggggaACCTCTCCTTCCCATTGTGATGCCAACGGGATCCCCACCAATCATGGCATGAATCCCAGCTGTCTCCTTTCACAGCCAATCAGGAGGGAGGCGTGGGAGGTCTGAATGGCTGTGAAATTGTACTGAAAGTCATGGTTTTCTCTGCAAAGGTGCGCTTGTGCATCATCGAGTGGTAACTCGGTACTTGCCTCCATTTTGGCCAAAGTGTGATGAACTTCTGTGGTTGGCCTTCAATCCCAAATGACTTTGTTCTCTGTCCTGTCCGATCTGACTTAGTGGAACCTCACCAGGTCCCTTCGTTTATTGAGCGCTGTTTTTAAGTGTAagtaattgttttatatgcttgtggTTTTCTCTTTCATTGCAGTGTATGTTTATTTTTTGCGTTGTTCCAGGCACATTGTGTTGTATGTAAGCCACCCCCCagtcccctagaatcatagaaccaaagagttggaagagacctcatgggccatccagtccaaccccattctgccaagaagcaggaatattacattcaaattacccctgacagatagccatccagcctctgcttaaaagcttccaaagaaggagcctccaccacactccggggcagagagttccactgctgaacggctctcacagtcaggaagttcttcctaatgttcagatggaatctcctctcttgtagtttgaagccattgttccattgcgtcctagactccagggaagcagaaaacaagcttgctccctcctcctctctgtggcttcctctcacatatttatacatggctatcatatctcctctcagccttctcttcttcaggctaaacatacccagctccttaagccgctcctcatagggcttgttctccagacccttggtcattttagtcgctctcctctggacacattccagcttgtcaacatctctcttgaattgtggtgcccagaattggacacaatattccacatgtggtctaaccaaagcagaatagaggggtagcattacttccttagatctagacactagactcctattgatgcaggccaaaatcccattggctttttttgccgccacatcacatttaacttgtccacgaggactccgagatctttttcacacgtactgctctcgagccaggcattgtcccccattctgtatctttgcatttcattttttctgccaaagtggagtatcttgcatttgtcactattgaacttcattttgttagttttggccaatcatctctctaatctgtcaagatcgttttgcattctgctcctgtcctctggagtcttggctatccctcccaatttggtgtcgtctgcaaacttgatgatcctgccttctaacccttcatctaagtcattaataaagatgttgaacaggaccgggcccaggacggaacccttcttgtggcactccactcgtcacttctttccaagatgaaaaggaagCGTTAGTGAGCACTCtttgtgttcgtccacttaaccaattacagatccacctcaccgtagttttgcctcgcccacattggactagtttccttgccagaaggtcatgggggaccttgtcaaagaaggccttcctgaaatccaggtacgctacatccacggcattccccgcatctacccagcttgtagctctatcgaagaaagagatcagatgagtctggcatgacttgtttttgataaatccatgttgactattagcgatgactgcatttgtttctaagtgtttgcagaccgcttccttaacaatcttttccagaatcttgcctggtatcgacgtgaggctgaccggacggtagttgtttgggtcatcctttttcccctttttgaagattgggaccacattggctctcctccaatctgctggaacttctcccgttctccaagaactctcaaagtttgggtatcagccagcacgtcaacgacttaaatctagaaataattttctaagatctacagagatacccgctggaacacctcagcaagcgagagtccaaaagtggcacgctcaaacccagaacctcaaccaacggttgataccaaatgagagactcccccctgggcacacagaaaactgggcgacttggaaggtgctgaacagactgcgctctggcaccacgagatgcagagccaaccttcagaaatggggccacagagtggaatcctcgacatgcaagtgtggagaggagcaaaccactgaccacctgctgcaatgcaacctgaaccctgccacatgatgcacaatggaggaccttcttgcagcaacaccagaagcactccaaggggccagctacaggtcaaaggacattgaatcatctaccaaactcacacattttgtattttgtctgtttgtttgctttgctctgttagaaatgtaatataatggactggttgccctgacacgacaaataaatcaataaatcccaAATAGATTCCTGCAGTGCACTCCTTGTTGGggggcctttgaagactgttccgaagcttcaaatagtccaattgGCGGCAGCTAGATTGCTTTCCAGTCTGCgaccgagcacaattcaacgtgctggctttcgcctataaagccctgaggTCTTTCTGTGGGGAAAAAgtcatgggagctggagtccaaagaaATAACTTTGGACTAATAATGTAATAACACAGGAATCTTTATTACATTTTGGACACTGTTATGTGCGTGATATCCAAAAAAAGATGGTTCtcaactgtgttcaaaagtagactactgcaacgctctctacgtggggttgcctctgcccgggagcttcaatcagtccaacgcgcggcagccagattgttaacaggagcagggtacagagaccacacgacccctctgttacgccagctccactggctgccgatcagcttccggacacaattcaaagtgctggtgttgacctataaagccctaaacggctctggcccagtttacctgtccgaacggattctcccctatgagccatcaaggctactaagatcttccggggggggcctgctctcggtcccaccaccctctcaatcgcggttggtgaggacgagagacagggccttctcggtggtggctccccggctttggaactccctcccactagaggttagatctgccccctccctcctgacgttcaggaaatcgttaaaaacatggctctggaatgcggcattcaaagactgaacctggaacctgccctgtgatggattatgatgaactgcgactatgaatatgattatgaccatgactggattgacgatttggcgtaggaaactgtaatgatgtaatgatgaggttttattgtactgagtggtactattttaatatgtaattgagttgtatttgctgttttatctgattgtatttgatatgtactgtaaaccgacctgagtccctcgtcgaggttgagaaggccggtatagaaatcctctaaataaataaaataaataataggggGCCCTGGcgctttgattgattgattgattgattgatttatcgtGCCAGGGCAACCAGTCAGTTCTAtgtctgggggacatgagagaagcctcctcgcaggattgcaagacatccaggcgtcccctgggcaacgtcttcgtagacggctgattctctcgccacagaagcgaccagcatgcaagcaggtgcttcgattctaaagtcacttctggatttttgcataaaacattcaaaactttccaaaacttcagaaGTGATTTGTTAACGGCAGATGTGCATGCGCAATAGGGGAAAAACGGCAGAATGTGGGGGAAACTtgaggggcttctctctccctcgtTTTTGAGCGAGCCTGATGAAACAGTGGTACAACACATCCTCCGCTGTTAGCATACCACATTTCAGAATGTTTAGATGATACGCtgaattttaggaattttaaaaaagaatttaggaaatacattaaaaacaaaagagcaacaacagacctcactacctctgaggatgcttgccatagatgcaggcgaatgcctctagaacatggccatatagcccaaaaaaccccacaagaacctagtgattccagccatgaaagccttcgacaatacaaagagcaACCTCCTTGAATTGTTTAGGGAATGACATAAGGTAACGGGATCCGTCCCCCCAACTTCCAggcatattcatacatctacccaTTTATGGTAATTTTGCAACGTTcctctctcatattaaccaaaagAAGAAACCAATTATCAACCAATTCCTCATTTTCATAGATTCCTACAGTTGGAGGaaaaccccaaggaccatctggtccaacttccttcttcctggcagaagggggcacCACCACAACCACTGACAGTTGGCCAATTGGCCATGGActagggaatgatgggagttatagcacTTGGAACCCGTTTGGATGTCAAAGACACCCGAATTTACTTCCGACATCTGAAAGATCCCAATGGAAACAGACATGCTTAGTTAATATATAACTGATCAGAAGtgacaagtacattttaaagtggtGGCAGATATTCAATGCacattttccttgtttctttctgaATCTTCAGCAGGGATTCCCAAACTGGATTCCTTCAGGATTTCTTGGACTCCAACACCCAaaagcctcagctgccttggtccaagatcagggattctgggacacGGAGTCCCCAGGAGGTGGAAGGCCAGGGCTTGGGAAGGGGGGCTCCTGAGATGGGACAATGCTTCCATGGCAGAACAGCTCTTCCCACCAGGAAATGCTTCCTACAGTTTAGGTGGAAGGTTCTTTCCTGCAACGTGAATCAGTTGTGTCAtatcttagtctccagagcagcaggaacAACTGGCCcttttctcctcaatgggacatccttccaaatattggCTCTCCTGTCCTCTCGGCCTTTTTCCTcctccaaactaaacatccccagctccctcagccattcccTATCGCCCTTCTCTGGAGAGATTCTAGCGTCCCAAAATCTTGCTGGACTGGTGCTGCCCAGAACAGAACGCAGGGTGATTCCAGGGGAGGCCTGATCCACGTCTAGAAGAGAGTCCACGAAAACTTCCACTAAAACCCTCACGCTCCCATTGGGACAGCCTAAAATCACACTGGCTTTTTAAACTGATGTAGCAcaccttatttttttaaaaaaggacaatttTTATCCAAAgacaaaaaccaaaaccaaagcaTGTTGATACAAATTACAAATTTGGTCTTTAATGTTCTTTACACAAATTATAATTTCGGTACTTTTATTAAAAAGTCCTACATTCTTTGTCTTCCATTCTCTGCAGTTAGGGAGATGTGCTGTGTCTCCTCATGGACCCTTGGCCATTAAACAGTACAAAACAACCAGTATCTATGGATCAATGTGTTAAGTTGTTCAATCACTCAATCAATTATAACACTGAATTACACAATgcatacattacatacaataaGATTATTATTGTCTCAACACCATGGGCAAACTCTATATAAACATCAATTATTCAATCAAGAAAAACctctataacaaacattaagcaGTAAGTTCTCATTCACAACATGCTGTGAGTTCTCAACCAGAAGACAATCCAGAATTTATAATCAACTATTCAGGATACAACGAAGTCCAGAAAAGGGTGACAGGGACATGGCTGGAGCCCAAAATTCTAAACGAGGGGCAACAGAGCCAAGACGTGAGACGAGGGTATGAAGAGATGACCTTCTCTGCTACCAAAGAGCTCTTCTTGttcagaacccttttctccagagaTCTCAGCTGCTGCTCCTTTCAGCAAACCTCCACAGATCACCCTAGAAGCCTGGGATGGGTTTCTTATGGAGGAGGCGAGGGGAACCCCTTCGGAGCTTGCTGCAATACGGAGAAAAATCCCCTTCTGAGTGAGACCTGCTCCCAGTAGCCGCTGACCAAGGCCACACAAACTGTATTTcatggtagagagagagagagagagagagagagcgccagGTGCcggccttcctctttccttccaatatttttttgaaaGTGAGCTCAGAAACTGAAAGGCAGGTCTCCTCTAGCAGCGCATGAGTTCCGTGATGTTTATTGTATGCTGAACATCCTctaaagctcttcccacattccgtgcatttatatggcttctctacTATGTGGCTCCTTTGAAAGCAATGTAGATAGATTTGGAAGGAATCGAGACAGTTACTCTGACTGAAACTTTCTCCACATTCTATGCACTTCTATGGCTTCTGTACTGTGTGAGTCATTTGGTGGGAACGAAGATTGTCactgcgactgaagctctttccgcattccatacatttatatggcttctcccctgtgtgcttcctttgatgggaccgtagatggccactctcactgaagctttctccacattccatacatttatatggcttctcccctgtgtggatcctttgatgggaacgtagatggCCACTGCAACTgaaactttctccacattccatacatttatgtggcttctcccctgtgtggatcctttgatgggaacgtagagtgccactctcactgaagctctttccacattccatacatttatatggcttcgccccggtgtggatcctttgatgggaacgtagagtgtcactgcgactgaagctctttccacattccatacatttatatggcttctcccctgtgtggatcctttgatgggaccgtagatggccactctgactgaagctttctccacattccacacattgatatggcttctcccctgtgtggatcctttgatgggaccgtagaTGGCCACtcagactgaagctttctccacattccacacattgatatggcttctcccctgtgtggatccttt
This genomic interval from Anolis sagrei isolate rAnoSag1 chromosome 2, rAnoSag1.mat, whole genome shotgun sequence contains the following:
- the LOC137096232 gene encoding zinc finger protein ZFP2-like, with the protein product MASPLPPYPRSDTGEKLHQCMECGKQFEKNCFLTVHDRTHTGEKPYQCMECGESFSQSGNLRRHQRIHTGEKPYKCVECGKSFSLSGHLRSHQRIHTGEKPYQCMECGESFSQSGNLRRHQRIHTGEKPYKCMECGESFSLSGHLRSHQRIHTGEKPYQCVECGESFSLSGHLRSHQRIHTGEKPYQCVECGESFSQSGHLRSHQRIHTGEKPYKCMECGKSFSRSDTLRSHQRIHTGAKPYKCMECGKSFSESGTLRSHQRIHTGEKPHKCMECGESFSCSGHLRSHQRIHTGEKPYKCMECGESFSESGHLRSHQRKHTGEKPYKCMECGKSFSRSDNLRSHQMTHTVQKP